The sequence below is a genomic window from Ciona intestinalis chromosome 1, KH, whole genome shotgun sequence.
ATGAGATATTTACAGTACGGCAGTAGTGTCATAAAATGCAGAAGAACGAAAAACATGAAACACGTTGTTGTGTTTCTTGACAATTCCTGATACTGAGAAATTAGCGACTGTTGTACATTTTTCAACGTAAAGCTAAACCTCAATGCTAGTTTAACACAACGCCCAacacaacataaaatacacaaaagttaaaataatcaactCACCGAGAGGAGTGAACGGTATAGAAGCTGGACTTGGTTCTCCAACCCCAACCTCATTCACAGCTCGTACTCTCAACTGGTATTCCGTCCCTTCAATCATTCTTCTTGCTTCGTATTCTACTCCTTGCAGAGGGTCGAAGTTAAGACGAATCCATCTCTCGGATTTCGTCTTCTTTCTCTCCATTACGTAACCTATAGAATGAGTTGAACAATTTTTGGTTGGAATTAGATAAAGTCCGACGCCGTAGCAGTTGTTTAGCGCTCAAGCCGCTAACCCAGAGgcaatgggtttaaggctcattgctgctaccatgtgtccttgggcaaggcatTTAGCGGTAATTGCTCAAGCCATTTTTTTAGTTGGAAGTTACAATACTCTAAAAATCTCTTCCAAGCTGCATGTGATGCTAGCTTAACACCAAGCAATTAGTAGGTAAAATTTATCACGttgatttaattattatgttatgtacTTTGCTAAATGCTTATATAAAGTGCCCAAGTCCTGTACTTACCCTTAATTTCACAACCGCCGTTGCATGAAGGTCCAGTCCAAACAGCATAACATGTTTCTGCTGTCACGTTTGATACCTTTGGGACAGTTGGTGCACTTGGTACGtctaaaaaacatattacacGTTACGGTATGTTCTTACAAAGAATACATTTGTCGTGTCAATGTTTGtgaaactttttctttgtGAACTTTTTTGTGAAAGCTTTTACATCAAGCAGTAGCAGATTTGTGAAAAGGTGAATTTCAAAACTCTTTGTACATTTAAGTCCTACCAACAAATTGAAGTTTAAACTGAATTTCTTGTCGTTTAATATATTCAGAGTCTCCGCCTTCAAGCTTTTCTTTGTCCCAAACCAAGTCACAATAATATTCGTCACTATCCTCGAGGTGAGAATCGACGATGACAAGCGAAGTGATGCCATGCTCAGTGCTTGTGTTGGTCCAAACCCGTTTTCCGGTTTGAACTAGTTGAATCTGCTTCCCGTCCTGCAGTGACGTGGGTTAAAAATGACTTAGCGCAGGCTTGGTGCAAAACATGCAGTGGATTTAGTTTTGAAAGTGGTATAATCATGCTGATGGTGTTTCCTAAGTGTGGCAATGCATTGATATGGTTTTGTGTTGTGTGCTATAGTGATTTAATTACCAATCACTTTGACTGTAAACGTAGCTGATTCAAAACCTTCTTCGCTAGTCAGAATAAGCGTGTATTCGCCCGAGTCGGTGCGTTTGGATTTGTCGATTATTAAAGAAGTTCTTTTTCCATTAGGAGCAGTGTCACTGCGAACACGCAGCTTGCTACTGCCCTCTTCCAGCAGCTGAAAGTTATTGGCTACATCACTCGGTAGCGTTATAGACGAGGCTTTATCGCGAGCCCGGAAAACGACACTTGTTAttacacggttgttctgtttcatacacttcgtgccagcttatgagctaccacttatgtaactttgtggatgaatgTTTTTATGGGTGACATTTTAGACAATCCAATATAACACACGCTGGGTGGCAGCGAATTGTCTTATTTAAAGACACATACAACCACAACGGCAAcatgacaagccttgaacccatcaccTCTTGTTTGGAGGCTATTAACCACTGTGCTACGCCGTCGGACTGTGCAGTATAAACACCTGTCCGTTGAAGTGGTTCAAATTCTAGTTAAAGTTAATACGTTTTCTATGTAGTTAATTCATAACAAAATGTCTCCAGTGTAAGAGATACAAATATACCTTAGGTCCTTTTTTCCATTCGGGTACTGGTGCGGGTTCCCCAGAGATGGGAATGTCTAACTTGATCTTGTTACCAGCTCTAACTTGAATGGATCTATCTTTTAAAGAGTGATCCAAGAAGATTTTGGGAGGAGCTGGAAGGAAACAGGCGATTAAAAACTTTACCAAGTAAATTAAAGTGTCGGTAAAGTATAATGCCTTTCGTTATAACTTGGGCCGAGAAGggcaaactttaaaataaaaaatgaccgAAAAAGCCTAGCagtattttgaaatatatacagtattaCAATTTATAGTAGGTCgcggtaagatgagacacctttagtacataatatacaaatatcctgatcatgttttaaacaaacagtaacagtctataagagtcgtgagaatacggtattataattctttaaatgttctttatttattaccaaattgaacgagaaaatagaatgaaaggatgtcccatctttcccaccatATACTTATATACAAATTGTAATTGTAAAATGGGGAGTTCTTACCCTTCTTTCGTTCAACGGTGATATGTCCACCAGTCATTTCAAGCGCAGCAGTAATGGAGCATGTTGGGTTATCTTCTGCAGCAAAAGTGTATTCACCTTGGTCGGAATCTTTCACGCCGGATATGACAAGCTTACGAGCTTTACCGGTCTAAAAGTGCAAAAGTAACAGTTTCAATCAtgcttttttgtaaattattaatttagtctatttatgtttttatttagttaacTTAAGTAtcaaaaagtgttttgtttaagtatagtcaaaaagtgttttgtttaaaaataatcaaacataTCGCTATACTAATTGTAGTAAAATACTTGACAAATATTAACATATTGATCAAGCATTTAtgatataataggttgggttaagatggggtatgttttattttctggcCCCTCCAAATCGATAACAggcaaagaacatttacagcgCTATAAGACGTAACACCAcacctatatataaaaattggtttgttaattgtttaaaacagtcgcaaaatataggatttaggttCTAATGCtattccatcttactccaaggtactatatattttggtttgttaaatttaCAGACATTAGAAGAATATAAATTTTGATACCTCAGTAATCTTAACTCGGTCATCAGCTTTCATTGGCTTGCCGTCCTTCAACCAATTTCCCTTCGTGGTTTCATTTGAGACTTCGCAGAAAAACTCCGCAGTTTCTTTGAAGTTTACCTATGAAGACACAAAGGTATTACATTGTGTTTCGTTGGGACACTTTTCTTGATGCAATACAGCTTAACGACATTCATTTGACAGAGTGGTTTTGTTACAGAGTATAAACGGTGTAAATATCTCGTGAATGATTTTCGTCCTACTCGCAAATACCAAAAAATCATGTTATAGTAGTCTAcaaaagacacatacgcccgaTAACGATAGCAGCGACTACGAAGAGCCTTAAatcataacctctgggttacgaTACCGGGTTAGAGGCAGATGCACTAGCCAAATACACTGCTGCGCAGAAAAATACTACTAACTTTAAGGTCAGAGAAAGCCCGAGTGAACACAGCAGCTGGTTCCTGCACCAACAACTCGGAACAACTTGAGCTTCCGTTAGTCATGAACTGGTAGAATCCTTCGTCTTCTATCACAGCCTGTTGTACAAGTTGTTGAATATTAAAAAGCACTTTTGAAACAGAAAGCGCGAAAATAAAGTCGAAATGAtagtgtaatatttttattttttgttgcaaagtaaagttataatatttgttgttttaatgctGTATCTTAGCCGGTTATGTAAATTGTCAAAAGTGATAACGTGTCCAAAACATAATGCTCAAATATAAAGGCGAACTggtgttatttttataacttgtgtAAGAACGTTAAACTATGGTTTATCTGGTACAGCAGCACTGCGAGGCATTGGCGAAAACGGAAAACAACAGGAATGAATTAATGGTGAAGATATGGTATGTACCTCAGTAATAGTTAAAGTCACTTTCACGCCTTCTTTCTTTACTTTGAACCGATCGTTGGACGGAATATCAACACCGTCTTTGAGGAAGCGAAATTTGCCGTTCTCGTTAGAGATCTGTAAAAGcacatgaataaaaaaatgtcaagaaaaaaatgacaagaaaatttaacaaaacaaagaaaattgacAAGAGAAACAAGTTggcaagataaaaaaattaaaagaaaaatatgttatatgtttGAGTGATGCAGCAAGCCCTAACCTCGCAGCAAAATTCGGTAGTTTCTCCACATGCGATTTGAGCGTCCTCCAATCCCTTTACAATGGTGACTGGTGGTTCTgagcaaaacatttaaaattgaaacaaaaaatataccaGTCGATGCCAAGACATATTTTTCGTTAACATGTGATGAAAAATATGAGAATCAATTCAAAATTAGTTATCGATAGGCAGCTAATGGCTTTCAGCGATATATACTACTGTTTGATTATAGATTGCATACTGTAAGCACCTAAATTCCTTATTTTTTAATCGTGGTTTAAtcatttaacaacgctcttataGAGTCGCGGAccacggttatataattctgtaaaagtTCTTGGTGTTCTACCCAAATAagaagaaaagagaatgaaaacctaTAGACCATCATcacccacccaactatatgtaatagaaaaataaattatatttgatgtttaatgtttagaaacaaatttacatgTGGTCATACCTTGAACGAACACCTCACACGCAGTTACATCTTTACCAACCACACAAGTATAAGTGGCATCGTCATCCTTGGAGGTTTGATCAATCATCAAGTATCTCTTGTTCGCTGGTAATCAAATCGAATTTTACAAAGACGCCAGTATATTCGAGACCCCATGTTTTATGTGCAACAATATAGTATGTTGCCCATGCACAATTAAGTATACAACTTCTTATAAAAAGATACGAATGCTACTTgcgtttatcctcgcgtggacggaaaacgacagtcgttataattttttgcctgactggtaatttggacaacccagtagtgaccactgggttgaagcaattactgtttagtgtcttgtcaaagaacacatatgctcacaatagtagcagcgacgagcgtTGAACCAATTACCCCTGAGTTAGAGGTAGGCACTGTATAATTCCCcccaaaaagttattttacctTTAGTTACAATCTGGTAACCCTTCCCTGGGGTAATTTCGTTGCCATTTTTGAGCCACTTTACTGTCATTTGCTCGTTAGCCACCTCTGCTTCAAGTACCAACTTTTCACCAAGATTAAGAGAATGACTTTCGGGAAGCTTTTTGGTAAATGCtgtattgaaaaaatatattgtctTGATAAAAATTTAGATACAACATGTTTTAGTATGAATACAGTTAGTTACGTTTGCATTACCGGTTATAGGTATTCGGTATACTTAGAAgttcttttttcaaatttgttttttaaggtGATGCCGAAATTTTTAGAACATATTGAAACATTACTGAAATACTTTTACTTACACGGGCACTTCTTGTTGGCCAGTTTACTCATTTGCGAAAGTCTTCGTAGCATAATACGCATGTCTGGGATTCCAAACTTGAACGCAATCGACTCATAGTCGCGAGTAGATGCAGTCTTCAGCAAAGACCAAATGTCGAATTTGCCGGAACTTTCTTCCTTACGTAAGCGCTCACTGCAACGTATTGATTTTAAAGTATatgcagtagggtggggtaagatgggacatttcatatatttttctcgtccgactcggtattaaacaaaaaacgttcaaaaaattacaaaaccgtatcctaacaactgcatagaccgttgctaattgtttaaacacgatgaGGATATAAAACGGCATCCCATATTAGAAAACAGTATTATATTGTGCGGCAAAATTGCGTCGCTCTATGTACAAAACAATAgttcttaattttaaaacaattccgaccatttgtttaatcttgaagttaaaacatttttaaaaatcttaacaTAAAAATTGGTCCAAGTCTTTCTGTTATTGCTGTGCTGTATTAAGCACAGTTGAAATCATGTGGAATTAGTATGAAACATGTCATTGTTAAACGAATGTGCGAACTGACAGGTGTGCTAAGTTAATACACATGTGTGCATGCAAAATGTACAGCCAGTTACCTTAAGCCACCCGCAGCAATGCTCTTTTGCCTGGAAGTGAAATTAGTAAAGTGTCATTTCAACAAAGTGAAATTAGTAAACtaagtaaaattatttttgcaaaaaagttaaattggtAAAGTGTAATTTTAAAAGCGTGATATATAGGATTGGAAATTAacggcaaaacaacagttcttAAAACTCGCTATGGGTAAAACCTACTTCAgtaaaaagtgtcaaataaaagcgtggttgCATGCTAAATTGTATGCTGCAATGTATCTATAATTTGTGCTAATAGACTACGTTTGgcgatgtttttatttataaagcaaAGCATTCTTACACTTTCTTGAGTCGGTTTCGGAAGTCTACATCCTTTAAGACATCTTTTTCATCACtgcatataaaaaatgttacggTCGAACTAATGTAACTTAGGGGGTCAATTTTTGTGGGATCGTGTTTTTgcaatgtatggctgacaatttagacaacccataagagaccactgggttagagcaatagCCTTCAAGTGGCTCGCCCAAGAACATACACGCACATAATGGCAGCACCTAGCCTCGATCCGTATACCCTAGGCTAAATGTAACGTGATTTCCATTTTGCCATGGCGCCGGACTATACATGGTCAGTGATACAGCATATACCGATACGATATTAGATACGCCATTA
It includes:
- the LOC100178041 gene encoding myosin-binding protein C, cardiac-type-like isoform X4, which gives rise to MPVPGADPAKKILKKKVVKKVVKKRKESVAEKAPAKDVAPKAEEKPVPAPEPVKVDKPKEAPVVVETSEVKTPEKPTEETPVTNGIVEAPENATTTEAPVVEEHKIEIKKGYVPDEKDVLKDVDFRNRLKKVQKSIAAGGLSERLRKEESSGKFDIWSLLKTASTRDYESIAFKFGIPDMRIMLRRLSQMSKLANKKCPSFTKKLPESHSLNLGEKLVLEAEVANEQMTVKWLKNGNEITPGKGYQIVTKANKRYLMIDQTSKDDDATYTCVVGKDVTACEVFVQEPPVTIVKGLEDAQIACGETTEFCCEISNENGKFRFLKDGVDIPSNDRFKVKKEGVKVTLTITEAVIEDEGFYQFMTNGSSSCSELLVQEPAAVFTRAFSDLKVNFKETAEFFCEVSNETTKGNWLKDGKPMKADDRVKITETGKARKLVISGVKDSDQGEYTFAAEDNPTCSITAALEMTGGHITVERKKAPPKIFLDHSLKDRSIQVRAGNKIKLDIPISGEPAPVPEWKKGPKDGKQIQLVQTGKRVWTNTSTEHGITSLVIVDSHLEDSDEYYCDLVWDKEKLEGGDSEYIKRQEIQFKLQFVDVPSAPTVPKVSNVTAETCYAVWTGPSCNGGCEIKGYVMERKKTKSERWIRLNFDPLQGVEYEARRMIEGTEYQLRVRAVNEVGVGEPSPASIPFTPLAPCSEPSGFKVSAATDDSLELSWLPPADIGAAGLDGYLLEQQLVGEEDEKWTTVQSNGGLLPNNTSKILMDKLVTGKKYRFRLAAINKAGSSGFTEIGPVVCAAVVEEAKIVLPRHLLKPVKVKVGGKLHVNVPYQGRPKPQLTWSKEGKALEDHVAVRNSLDSSVLFIRTAERWDSGKYDLQLKVGDDVVGAKVEVAVIDIPSKPRQVKLVEVVGNSASLKWEEPNDSGNTEILGYIVEKRDARSDDWYVVYDKLRHKQCQVSDLVLGNNYFFRVRAFNEVGTGESNGTKDSANIPKEKTVYKKPDYAPMDFRMKPEFTQLLNGRRIVENYNGTLSCALKCNPRPKIKWFKNKIEIIDNPKYKMTQSMGIVQLEIRRARAGDAGNYTVTAINELGEASCSAEVTVKELKSQG
- the LOC100178041 gene encoding myosin-binding protein C, cardiac-type-like isoform X5; translation: MPVPGADPAKKILKKKVVKKVVKKRKESVAEKAPAKDVAPKAEEKPVPAPEPVKVDKPKEAPVVVETSEVKTPEKPTEETPVTNGIVEAPENATTTEAPVVEEHKIEIKKGYVPDEKDVLKDVDFRNRLKKVERLRKEESSGKFDIWSLLKTASTRDYESIAFKFGIPDMRIMLRRLSQMSKLANKKCPSFTKKLPESHSLNLGEKLVLEAEVANEQMTVKWLKNGNEITPGKGYQIVTKANKRYLMIDQTSKDDDATYTCVVGKDVTACEVFVQEPPVTIVKGLEDAQIACGETTEFCCEISNENGKFRFLKDGVDIPSNDRFKVKKEGVKVTLTITEAVIEDEGFYQFMTNGSSSCSELLVQEPAAVFTRAFSDLKVNFKETAEFFCEVSNETTKGNWLKDGKPMKADDRVKITETGKARKLVISGVKDSDQGEYTFAAEDNPTCSITAALEMTGGHITVERKKAPPKIFLDHSLKDRSIQVRAGNKIKLDIPISGEPAPVPEWKKGPKDGKQIQLVQTGKRVWTNTSTEHGITSLVIVDSHLEDSDEYYCDLVWDKEKLEGGDSEYIKRQEIQFKLQFVDVPSAPTVPKVSNVTAETCYAVWTGPSCNGGCEIKGYVMERKKTKSERWIRLNFDPLQGVEYEARRMIEGTEYQLRVRAVNEVGVGEPSPASIPFTPLAPCSEPSGFKVSAATDDSLELSWLPPADIGAAGLDGYLLEQQLVGEEDEKWTTVQSNGGLLPNNTSKILMDKLVTGKKYRFRLAAINKAGSSGFTEIGPVVCAAVVEEAKIVLPRHLLKPVKVKVGGKLHVNVPYQGRPKPQLTWSKEGKALEDHVAVRNSLDSSVLFIRTAERWDSGKYDLQLKVGDDVVGAKVEVAVIDIPSKPRQVKLVEVVGNSASLKWEEPNDSGNTEILGYIVEKRDARSDDWYVVYDKLRHKQCQVSDLVLGNNYFFRVRAFNEVGTGESNGTKDSANIPKEKTVYKKPDYAPMDFRMKPEFTQLLNGRRIVENYNGTLSCALKCNPRPKIKWFKNKIEIIDNPKYKMTQSMGIVQLEIRRARAGDAGNYTVTAINELGEASCSAEVTVKELKSQG